A window of the Camelus ferus isolate YT-003-E chromosome 22, BCGSAC_Cfer_1.0, whole genome shotgun sequence genome harbors these coding sequences:
- the LOC116659130 gene encoding translation initiation factor IF-2-like: MAEKDPELPSSREHTEVTTICTTTIDEKGWNLPGKVFSNIKKEPQRDGKRGGLRTYSIPILEGGRPTNRRIIITQRLSHRSRSSAAPGAQHGKDEPPGHLASKGPGPGLPAGLGEAPGAAGWRSSCGHPAPGPCGRHAGSSAWTPGPTQPPAGGPSGQTADRAGPSPTRQRTGCLKAEVPAAASRQGPAHAGPRPSPPAHPRQLAGAGPSPGKPAGVSRPASPTQRQMRSKENSNPAAQARASPRPAGPWPSPPAGQRNLRGTPDTTPNCVRNPTPPPSSPKIWN, encoded by the exons ATGGCtgagaaagaccctgagctcccCTCCTCTCGCGAGCACACCGAAGTCACAACTATCTGCACAACCACCATCGACGAAAAAGGCTGGAACCTACCAGGAAAGGTCTTCTccaacataaagaaggaaccacaaagaGACGGTAAGAGGGGCGGACTCAGGACATATTCGATTCCCATACTCgagggtgggcgacccacaaacCGGAGAATCATTATAACACAGCGGCTGTCCCACAGGAGCCGCAGTTCTGCAGCCCCGGGGGCGCAACACGGGAAGGACGAGCCCCCAGGACATTTGGCTTCAAAG GGGCCTGGGCCCGGCCTACCTGCTGGCCTCGGAGAGGCTCCTGGAGCAGCGGGGTGGCGATCCTCCTGCGGACACCCCGCCCCGGGGCCCTGTGGCCGCCACGCCGGCTCCTCTGCGTGGACGCCCGGCCCCACCCAACCGCCTGCAGGCGGCCCCTCAGGCCAGACGGCTGACCGGGCGGGACCCAGCCCCACCCGTCAGCGGACAGGCTGCCTTAAGGCTGAAGTGCCCGCAGCTGCCTCCAGGCAGGGCCCTGCCCACgcggggcccaggcccagcccccccgcccacccccgccAGCTGGCGGGCGCCGGCCCCTCCCCCGGGAAGCCGGCAGGGGTCTCCCGACCAGCCTCGCCCACCCAGAGACAGATGAGAAGCAAGGAAAACAGCAATCCTGCAGCACAGGCCAGAGCCTCCCCTcggccagctgggccctggccctccCCACCGGCAGGCCAACGCAACCTTCGGGGCACCCCAGACACTACACCCAACTGCGTCAGGAACCCCacacccccaccttcctccccaaagATCTGGAACTGA